Proteins from a single region of Starkeya sp. ORNL1:
- a CDS encoding MBL fold metallo-hydrolase: protein MVRIPAFLTPFALALLFAVAFAPGARAEAERCPKMVAEAPPRLIPAAFKASALDPNQVSLTYIGHSTFLIETAGGVTVATDYNDYVRPSIVPRVATMNRAHSTHYSLNPDPGIEYVLKGWSEDRSPVHTNLQVGDLWIGSLSTNIRDWQGGTIKNGNSIFIFRAADLCIAHLGHLHHTLTADDLAILGRIDVVLAPVDGSYTLDVEGMMEVLKSLESPLVIPMHYFNEGTLERFLGVLDKNYEVMRNPGPTIVLSRATLPTKPTVLVLPGR from the coding sequence ATGGTGCGAATCCCGGCCTTTCTGACGCCGTTTGCCCTCGCGCTGCTGTTCGCAGTCGCCTTCGCCCCAGGCGCCCGCGCCGAGGCGGAGCGCTGTCCCAAGATGGTGGCGGAGGCGCCGCCGCGGCTCATCCCAGCCGCCTTCAAGGCCAGTGCGCTCGACCCCAACCAGGTGAGCCTGACCTATATCGGCCACTCCACCTTCCTGATCGAGACCGCCGGCGGGGTCACGGTGGCGACCGACTACAACGACTATGTCCGCCCCAGTATCGTGCCGCGCGTCGCCACCATGAACCGCGCGCACTCGACGCACTATTCGCTGAACCCGGATCCCGGCATCGAATATGTGCTGAAGGGCTGGAGCGAGGACCGCTCGCCCGTCCACACCAACCTTCAGGTCGGCGACCTGTGGATCGGCAGCCTGTCGACCAATATCCGCGACTGGCAGGGCGGCACCATCAAGAACGGCAATTCCATCTTCATCTTCCGCGCCGCAGACCTGTGCATCGCCCATCTCGGCCACCTGCACCACACGCTCACCGCCGACGATCTCGCCATACTCGGCCGCATCGACGTGGTGCTGGCGCCGGTCGACGGCAGCTACACGCTCGATGTCGAGGGCATGATGGAGGTGCTGAAATCGCTGGAATCGCCGCTGGTGATCCCGATGCACTATTTCAACGAGGGCACGCTGGAGCGCTTCCTCGGCGTGCTCGACAAGAATTACGAGGTGATGCGCAATCCCGGCCCGACCATCGTGCTCTCGCGCGCCACGCTGCCGACCAAGCCGACCGTGCTGGTGCTGCCGGGGCGTTAG